The Drosophila teissieri strain GT53w chromosome X, Prin_Dtei_1.1, whole genome shotgun sequence genome has a segment encoding these proteins:
- the LOC122624557 gene encoding uncharacterized protein LOC122624557 has protein sequence MNPFRPNQGPNFRIRLNLDRMPGEIERIMQRSINRSADRRRITQMPQIRLRVGHQRDVDRFMLNMRILLQRQRTDFNLGAGDSIDVWNWREPSLPTGLMGEGDGDGDGYGDDVNANDRPLRALPPTA, from the coding sequence ATGAATCCATTTCGGCCAAATCAAGGTCCGAATTTTCGAATTCGCCTGAATTTAGATCGCATGCCAGGCGAAATAGAGCGCATTATGCAACGATCGATCAACCGATCGGCAGATAGACGTCGAATCACCCAAATGCCACAAATCCGCTTGCGCGTCGGTCATCAACGAGATGTGGATCGATTTATGCTCAATATGCGTATACTGCTGCAACGACAGAGAACGGACTTCAATCTGGGAGCCGGCGATAGTATCGACGTGTGGAACTGGAGGGAGCCTTCGTTGCCCACCGGTTTGATGGGCGAgggcgatggtgatggcgatggctatgGTGATGACGTAAATGCAAATGATCGACCACTGCGAGCACTACCACCAACCGCCTAG
- the LOC122624864 gene encoding uncharacterized protein LOC122624864: MSGQNLLFIALLSLMMTVAWTFPSQSLNVSSARKQLIKDFVAKVQELIKILMHDLLKLPVPR; this comes from the exons ATGTCAGGCCAGAATTTATTGTTCATTGCCCTGCTCAGCC tGATGATGACAGTGGCCTGGACTTTCCCCAGTCAGTCCTTAAATGTGTCGTCGGCAAGAAAGCAGCTCATCAAAGATTTTGTGGCTAAAGTTCAGGAATTGATAAAGATCTTAATGCACGATTTGTTGAAACTTCCGGTCCCGAGATAG
- the LOC122624560 gene encoding uncharacterized protein LOC122624560 — MFNKTIVVALLVCACYLGTIEARPGLTDVATGQIAGSFAQGVLKGTVSQIGSQLPAGLGQQSPLSQLSNLPLGTVTG, encoded by the exons ATGTTCAACAAAACGATTGTCGTGGCCCTCCTTGTGTGCG cCTGCTACCTTGGCACCATTGAGGCACGCCCCGGACTTACCGATGTGGCCACTGGACAAATAGCTGGTAGTTTTGCTCAAGGAGTTCTTAAAGGAACTGTTTCACAAATTGGTTCTCAATTGCCTGCTGGTCTTGGCCAGCAATCACCTTTGTCTCAATTGTCTAATTTGCCACTTGGGACAGTTACCGGATAA
- the LOC122624317 gene encoding cell wall protein DAN4, whose amino-acid sequence MLPSRNHLIAFVVVTTLVCLTVGQESSFLASITSSNNQQQSANGTSLNNETITINISEIIAAAEAASNATESSSTTSTTTEATSTASSLTPTTVSASTSTTQAGISTSTEVSTSTQSASTTLADTSTTPNTPTITTRTSTTTSQSTATQAPTTIQPTITTTQASTTTELPTSRTSTTITTPQSSTTTTQISTGTPSSTTTPSSTISTTQALTTTEPQSSTVIQTSTTTLQPTTSTSTTTQLTSTTSTQAPTTTQSTSTATQTSTTTPQSTPTTTNQSSTTSPQPTTTTTPQPSTTTTQQPTTTTNPQPTTTTTPQPTITTTPQPTTTTSPQPTTTTIPTTTTTTTQASTTPQSEITTTPAATTTTERATTTIAESTTTSTTTSSSTPIAYTVYTMEPYPNIYGRSNEISKPQRKLRRGRKGRRGRRPRRRTTPAPLTSSTTTTTTVRTTLGGFDDFSEDYDDLVLNSNNVLEPFPQLPHNLENSDNNRIPK is encoded by the exons ATGTTGCCGTCACGCAATCATTTAATTGCCTTCGTTGTGGTGACAACATTAG TCTGTTTAACAGTGGGCCAGGAGTCTTCGTTTCTGGCCTCAATAACTAGTTCAAACAACCAACAGCAGTCGGCAAACGGAACTAGCTTGAACAACGAAACCATTACAATTAACATTAGTGAAATAATtgcagcagctgaagcagcATCAAATGCCACAGAATCCTCTAGCACTACCTCGACAACTACAGAAGCTACATCAACAGCATCATCTCTAACACCTACAACAGTGTCAGCAAGCACGTCCACTACACAAGCAGGTATCAGCACATCCACAGAAGTATCCACAAGCACACAGTCGGCATCGACCACTTTGGCAGACACATCCACCACACCAAACACTCCAACTATTACAACACGAACTTCAACCACGACATCACAATCAACAGCGACACAAGCTCCAACAACAATACAGCCAACCATAACAACGACACAAGCTTCAACAACCACAGAACTGCCTACCAGTAGGACTTCAACAACCATTACAACACCCCAAAgctcaacaacaactactcAGATTTCAACGGGAACACCGTCATCAACAACTACACCATCTTCCACAATATCTACTACACAAGCACTAACAACAACAGAACCACAATCTTCAACAGTTATTCAAACTTCAACAACAACACTACAACCcacaacttcaacttcaactacGACGCAATTAACTTCAACCACATCTACACAAGCTCCGACGACAACACAGTCAACCTCCACAGCTACACAAACTTCAACGACTACACCACAATCCACACCAACAACTACAAATCAAAGCTCGACAACTTCACCACAaccgacaacaacaactactccACAACcttcaacaacaactactCAACAacctacaacaacaactaatCCACAAcctacaactacaactactcCACAACCTACAATAACAACTACTCCACaacccacaacaacaacttctcCACagcccacaacaacaacta tacctacaacgacaacaacaactacacaAGCATCAACAACACCACAGTCCGAAATAACAACCACTCCAGCAGCAACGACCACCACTgaaagagcaacaacaacaattgctgAGAGCACCaccacatcaacaacaacatccAGCTCAACACCAATTGCTTACACCGTTTACACCATGGAGCCATATCCGAATATATATGGCCGATCGAACGAGATTAGCAAGCCACAGCGAAAATTGCGAAGGGGGCGTAAAGGGCGCAGAGGCAGGAGACCTCGTCGTCGCACCACCCCGGCACCACTGACAtccagcaccaccacaacaacaaccgtCAGGACGACGTTGGGAGGCTTTGACGACTTCAGTGAGGACTACGACGATCTCGTCCTCAACTCAAACAATGTATTGGAACCATTTCCGCAGTTGCCCCACAATTTGGAAAATAGCGACAATAATAGAATCCCCAAGTAA
- the LOC122624490 gene encoding uncharacterized protein LOC122624490, which translates to MLRFGQQLMLLAMACFALQMAHGWLLNLPKLEAKLEAKEAKDEAMLDWFEGKKQKELLKKLDFLNLFTEKEEAKLEKKEDEWEKFKQWWDEKKEKELAFFEAKKEKELAFFEGKLSKKSGKKSKSKKTTVKPCYGYQDQDTARYYSGEATEAEYEESEEVTEKPSRKSYERKSYDRRTYSLPTTYDVRDDSAEGTRYFS; encoded by the exons ATGCTGAGATTTGGACAACAACTAATGCTGCTGGCGATGGCCTGTTTCG CTCTGCAGATGGCCCACGGATGGCTTTTGAATCTGCCCAAGCTCGAGGCGAAACTAGAAGCCAAGGAGGCCAAGGATGAGGCAATGCTGGATTGGTTCGAGGGCAAGAAGCAGAAGGAGCTGCTCAAGAAGCTGGATTTCCTCAATTTGTTCACCGAAAAGGAGGAGGCCAAGCTGGAGAAGAAGGAGGACGAGTGGGAGAAGTTCAAGCAGTGGTGGgacgaaaagaaagaaaaggagcTGGCCTTTTTCGAGGccaaaaaggagaaggagctggCCTTCTTCGAGGGCAAGTTGTCCAAGAAGTCGGGCAAAAAGAGCAAGTCCAAGAAGACCACAGTAAAGCCTTGCTATGGCTACCAGGACCAGGACACTGCTAGATACTACTCAGGGGAGGCGACCGAGGCGGAATACGAAGAATCCGAGGAAGTCACTGAAAAACCTAGCCGAAAGAGCTACGAGCGCAAGAGCTACGACAGACGAACCTATTCTCTCCCCACAACTTACGATGTGAGGGACGATTCTGCGGAGGGCACTCGCTACTTTAGCTGA